A region of Lycium barbarum isolate Lr01 chromosome 1, ASM1917538v2, whole genome shotgun sequence DNA encodes the following proteins:
- the LOC132630107 gene encoding cytochrome P450 703A2 — protein MTDLTSFVLVLLCTYLLNLINYFVALLCAYLVSKLVQFSFIEKSKSKINRLPPGPKQWPIVGSLFQLGQLPHRDMASFCEKYGPLVYLRLGNVDAITTNDPEIIREILVQQDDVFASRPRTLAAVHLAYGCGDVALAPLGPKWKRMRRICMEHLLTTKRLESFAKHRADEAQSLVKDVWAKAQKGHIVNLREILGAFSMNNVTRMLLGKQYFGLESAGPQEAMEFMHVTHELFWLLGVIYLGDYLPLWRWIDPYGCEKKMRDVEKRIDDFHMRIIEEHRKKKGKNNNIDDDECEMDFVDVLLSLPGEDEGDGNGKQHMDDVEIKALIQDMIAAATDTSAVTNEWAMAEVIKHPHVLKKIQEELDIVVGSSRMVIESDLIHLKYLRCVVRETFRMHPAGPFLIPHESTRDTHINGYYIPAKTRVFINTHGLGRNTKIWDNIDEFRPERHMPQNDDNEKNIITRVEISHGPDFKILPFSAGKRKCPGAPLGVKLVLLALARLFHCYDWSPPHGVRPEDIDTNEVYGMTMPKAKPLMAVAKPRLPPHLYQ, from the exons ATGACTGACTTGACAAGTTTTGTTCTTGTCCTTCTTTGCACGTATCTTCTTAATTTGATCAATTATTTTGTGGCCCTTCTTTGTGCGTATCTTGTTTCCAAGCTAGTTCAATTTTCATTCATCGAGAAGTCTAAATCGAAAATCAATCGACTTCCTCCTGGTCCAAAACAATGGCCTATTGTAGGCAGCCTTTTTCAGTTGGGGCAATTACCTCACCGCGACATGGCGTCTTTCTGTGAGAAGTATGGGCCATTGGTCTACCTCCGACTAG GTAATGTTGATGCTATCACCACCAATGATCCAGAAATCATAAGGGAAATACTTGTACAACAAGATGATGTTTTTGCATCTAGACCAAGAACACTTGCTGCCGTTCATCTAGCTTATGGTTGTGGGGATGTGGCATTGGCTCCATTAGGACCAAAATGGAAAAGAATGAGAAGAATTTGTATGGAACATTTGTTGACAACTAAAAGGCTTGAATCATTTGCAAAACATAGGGCTGATGAAGCCCAAAGTCTAGTTAAAGatgtttgggccaaggcccaaaaaGGACATATAGTGAACTTAAGGGAAATTTTGGGTGCATTTTCAATGAACAATGTGACTAGGATGTTGTTAGGAAAACAGTATTTTGGGCTTGAATCAGCTGGCCCACAAGAAGCAATGGAATTTATGCATGTAACACATGAGTTATTTTGGCTACTTGGAGTGATTTATTTAGGTGATTATTTACCTTTATGGAGGTGGATTGATCCTTATGGTTGTGAGAAGAAAATGAGGGATGTGGAGAAAAGGATTGATGATTTTCACATGAGAATAATTGAAGAACATAGAAAGAAGAAaggtaaaaataataatatagatgatgatgaatgtgaaatggACTTTGTGGATGTTTTATTGTCTCTTCCGGGAGAAGATGAAGGAGACGGGAATGGAAAACAACACATGGATGATGTAGAGATTAAAGCTCTCATTCAG GATATGATAGCTGCAGCCACGGACACTTCTGCCGTGACCAACGAATGGGCAATGGCTGAGGTGATCAAGCATCCACATGTCCTCAAGAAGATCCAAGAAGAACTCGATATAGTTGTCGGGTCGAGTCGTATGGTAATTGAATCCGACTTGATTCATCTCAAGTACCTCCGTTGTGTAGTACGCGAAACGTTCCGGATGCACCCTGCAGGTCCATTTCTAATCCCACACGAGTCAACGCGTGATACCCATATCAATGGCTATTACATCCCGGCCAAGACACGCGTGTTCATCAACACGCACGGTCTTGGCCGGAACACAAAGATTTGGGACAATATAGATGAGTTTAGGCCAGAGAGACATATGCCACAAAATGATGATAATGAAAAAAATATCATTACTAGAGTTGAGATAAGTCATGGGCCTGATTTCAAGATTTTGCCATTTAGTGCTGGGAAAAGGAAGTGTCCTGGTGCACCATTGGGTGTGAAATTGGTGCTTCTGGCATTGGCTAGGTTGTTTCACTGCTATGATTGGAGTCCACCACATGGAGTAAGGCCTGAGGATATTGACACAAATGAGGTTTATGGAATGACTATGCCTAAAGCTAAGCCCTTGATGGCTGTTGCTAAGCCTAGACTGCCTCCTCACTTGTACCAATAA